One genomic region from Streptomyces sp. NBC_01431 encodes:
- a CDS encoding putative bifunctional diguanylate cyclase/phosphodiesterase, with the protein MSAPGAILGRPAMDGSGAGMMSQLVLALICAGYGTGAFLGWGSDELALIMGDFGLCCAALIAAVSCFLYARGGAGRSESSFRPAWLLFSLSSAMAACGNGVWGWYEVVLRRGVPPTPSFADFFFLCFAPPAIVGLLVLAKRPVTRAGWVCLALDSWLIGGSLLTLSWSLALAHTAHMEGAGESTAHAALALAYPLLDIVLVSMVLALHFRRSSANRSAVNTAIAALALTVLCDALFTSPLLREHYRSGQLLDAGWFAGSLLLAYAPWGARRVPAGPPHQPVAVPRAVRPPGAAGRSPALPVTRPLASSLAALTPYLAAAVCTLGILYNVIEGRRVDRVVVFTGCTVVLALVVRQGIMLLDNIALTHELAQKENHFRSLVQGSSDVIMIAAPTGILRYVSPAAAGVYGRDAEELVGSELASLIHPEDLGPVVHEVRRFLAAPPAEEPTTRIECRFKSGTGEWLNVESTVNRHQGGLILNSRDVTERVRLQAQLEHNAEHDPLTDLPNRALFTKRVRKALGGRRTTDPGTAVLFIDLDGFKQVNDTIGHQAGDELLIQAARRLHESVRAGDTAARLGGDEFAALILGDGTRDRAAREFQVGEIADRLRLTLSQPYQIDGNEVRVAASIGVAFADPGVGAGELLRNADLAMYRAKKGGKNRVELYAPQMQAEVVHKTELAARLRTALNEGEFAVLHQPVVDLTTGEVSAVAAQARWRSAQGILFTPAEFLRVADESERAAELGRWLLEEAVGQAAERLRAGHDAPVSVRLSARRLLDKSMPLGSLEALLTRHGLPSGALIIELADSDPRISFDELERRLVGLRRLGVRIALDGFGSGYAAINALRRLPIDVLKLDRGLVEGVVESARLHKITAGLLRIACDLGMQSVADGLDVPEQVLALRAMGCTHGQGMAFSGPLDEYRLRRALVRGEFPVPGGVALPVLSGRSRPLLGSNTETPVPPT; encoded by the coding sequence GTGAGCGCGCCGGGGGCGATCCTCGGCCGGCCTGCGATGGACGGCAGCGGAGCCGGGATGATGTCCCAGCTCGTGCTCGCCCTCATCTGCGCCGGATACGGCACCGGCGCGTTCCTCGGCTGGGGCTCCGATGAACTCGCCCTGATCATGGGCGACTTCGGCCTATGCTGTGCCGCGCTGATCGCCGCGGTCTCCTGCTTCCTGTACGCACGGGGCGGAGCGGGCCGGAGCGAGAGCAGTTTCCGGCCCGCCTGGTTGCTGTTCTCGCTGTCCTCCGCCATGGCCGCCTGCGGCAACGGCGTGTGGGGGTGGTACGAGGTGGTGCTCCGGCGCGGCGTGCCGCCCACCCCGTCCTTCGCCGACTTCTTCTTCCTCTGCTTCGCGCCGCCCGCCATCGTCGGACTGCTGGTGCTCGCCAAGCGCCCGGTGACCAGGGCGGGTTGGGTCTGCCTCGCGCTCGACTCCTGGCTGATCGGCGGCTCGCTGCTCACGCTGTCCTGGAGTCTGGCACTCGCGCACACCGCACACATGGAGGGCGCGGGCGAGAGCACCGCGCACGCCGCGCTGGCGCTCGCCTACCCACTGCTCGACATCGTGCTGGTCAGCATGGTGCTCGCGCTGCACTTCCGGCGCTCATCGGCCAACCGGTCGGCGGTGAACACCGCGATCGCGGCGCTCGCCCTGACCGTGCTGTGCGACGCGCTGTTCACCTCCCCGCTGCTGCGCGAGCACTACCGCTCGGGGCAACTCCTGGACGCGGGCTGGTTCGCCGGGTCACTGCTGCTCGCGTACGCGCCCTGGGGCGCCCGCAGGGTTCCTGCGGGCCCGCCCCACCAGCCGGTCGCCGTGCCGCGGGCCGTGCGCCCGCCAGGCGCCGCCGGCCGCTCGCCCGCCCTGCCGGTGACCCGCCCCCTCGCGAGCTCGCTCGCCGCGCTCACGCCGTACCTCGCGGCGGCCGTCTGCACCCTGGGGATCCTCTACAACGTCATCGAGGGCCGACGGGTCGACCGCGTGGTCGTCTTCACCGGTTGCACCGTCGTGCTGGCCCTGGTGGTCCGCCAGGGCATCATGCTGCTCGACAACATCGCGCTCACCCATGAACTGGCCCAGAAGGAGAACCACTTCCGGTCCCTGGTGCAGGGCTCCAGCGACGTCATCATGATCGCCGCCCCCACCGGGATACTGCGGTACGTCAGTCCGGCCGCCGCGGGCGTCTACGGACGGGACGCGGAGGAACTGGTCGGGTCCGAGCTGGCCTCCCTCATCCATCCCGAGGATCTGGGCCCGGTGGTGCACGAGGTACGCCGATTCCTGGCGGCGCCGCCCGCCGAGGAGCCCACGACACGGATCGAGTGCCGCTTCAAGTCGGGGACCGGCGAGTGGCTCAACGTGGAGTCGACTGTCAACCGCCACCAGGGCGGGCTCATCCTCAACAGCCGCGACGTGACCGAACGGGTGCGCCTACAGGCGCAGTTGGAGCACAACGCCGAGCACGACCCGCTCACCGACCTGCCCAACCGCGCCCTGTTCACCAAGCGGGTGCGCAAGGCGCTCGGCGGCCGGCGCACCACCGACCCCGGCACCGCCGTGCTCTTCATCGACCTCGACGGCTTCAAACAGGTCAACGACACCATCGGCCACCAGGCCGGTGACGAACTGCTCATCCAGGCCGCCCGCAGGCTCCACGAGTCCGTACGGGCCGGGGACACCGCGGCCCGGCTCGGCGGCGACGAGTTCGCCGCCCTGATCCTCGGCGACGGCACCCGCGACCGCGCCGCCCGCGAGTTCCAGGTCGGCGAGATCGCCGACCGGCTGCGCCTGACCCTGTCGCAGCCGTACCAGATCGACGGCAACGAGGTGCGGGTCGCGGCCTCCATCGGGGTCGCCTTCGCCGATCCCGGTGTCGGGGCGGGGGAACTGCTGCGCAACGCCGACCTCGCGATGTACCGCGCCAAGAAGGGCGGCAAGAACCGGGTCGAGCTGTACGCCCCGCAGATGCAGGCCGAGGTCGTCCATAAAACGGAGCTCGCGGCCCGGCTGCGTACCGCCCTGAACGAGGGAGAATTCGCCGTTCTGCACCAGCCGGTGGTCGACCTCACCACCGGCGAGGTGTCCGCCGTCGCGGCCCAGGCCAGGTGGAGATCCGCTCAGGGCATCCTGTTCACCCCGGCCGAATTCCTACGGGTCGCCGACGAGAGCGAGCGCGCCGCCGAGCTCGGCCGCTGGCTGCTCGAAGAGGCCGTCGGGCAGGCCGCCGAACGTCTGCGCGCGGGCCACGACGCCCCGGTGTCGGTGCGCCTCTCGGCCCGGCGGCTGCTCGACAAGTCCATGCCGCTCGGTTCCCTCGAAGCCCTCCTGACCAGGCACGGACTGCCGTCCGGCGCCCTGATCATCGAACTCGCCGACAGCGATCCGAGGATCTCCTTCGACGAGCTGGAGCGACGTCTGGTGGGCCTGCGCAGGCTCGGCGTACGGATCGCGCTCGACGGCTTCGGAAGCGGCTACGCGGCGATCAACGCGCTGCGCCGGCTCCCCATCGACGTACTGAAACTGGACAGGGGTCTGGTCGAGGGCGTCGTGGAATCGGCCAGGCTGCACAAGATCACCGCGGGGCTGCTGCGGATCGCCTGCGATCTCGGCATGCAGTCGGTGGCCGACGGCCTGGACGTGCCCGAGCAGGTCTTGGCACTGCGGGCCATGGGGTGTACGCATGGGCAGGGCATGGCGTTCTCCGGGCCCCTTGACGAGTACCGGCTGCGGCGCGCTCTGGTGCGCGGCGAGTTCCCGGTCCCCGGCGGGGTGGCGCTCCCCGTGCTCAGTGGCCGGAGCAGGCCCCTGTTGGGTTCAAATACTGAGACGCCCGTCCCACCTACTTGA
- a CDS encoding 2-hydroxyacid dehydrogenase gives MTADVWLPFEPAGIQGLPGSLDYRFWDGGPDFPADPADCAFYVVPYMKRSEIAVRPLAAMTGVQVVQTLTAGIDHVQPGLGLLPAGVRLCNARGVHEASTAELALTLVLASLRGIPGFVRGQEKEEWRSGFYPALADKSVLIVGYGSIGAAIEDRLAAFECARVARVARSWRTTERGEVHALTDLPELLPQADVVILSTPLTDQTKGLVDGAFLARLKDGALLVNVARGPVVDTKALLTELESGRIRAALDVTDPEPLPAGHPLWHAPNVLISPHVGGSTSAFLPRAQRLIAAQLTRFVAGEPLANVVATTPR, from the coding sequence ATGACTGCAGACGTTTGGCTTCCCTTCGAGCCCGCCGGGATCCAGGGCCTGCCCGGGTCCCTCGACTACCGGTTCTGGGACGGCGGCCCCGACTTCCCGGCCGACCCCGCCGACTGCGCCTTCTACGTGGTGCCGTACATGAAGCGCAGCGAGATCGCGGTCCGCCCGCTCGCCGCGATGACGGGCGTCCAGGTCGTGCAGACGCTCACCGCCGGCATCGACCACGTACAGCCCGGTCTCGGCCTGCTGCCGGCGGGCGTACGCCTGTGCAATGCGCGCGGTGTCCATGAGGCCTCCACCGCCGAGCTGGCCCTCACCCTCGTCCTCGCCTCCCTGCGCGGAATCCCCGGGTTCGTCCGGGGGCAGGAGAAAGAGGAGTGGCGGTCCGGCTTCTATCCGGCGCTCGCCGACAAGTCCGTGCTGATCGTGGGGTACGGGTCGATCGGGGCAGCCATTGAGGACCGGCTCGCGGCCTTTGAATGCGCGCGGGTGGCGCGCGTCGCGCGCTCCTGGCGCACCACGGAGCGCGGCGAAGTGCACGCATTGACCGATCTGCCCGAACTGCTCCCGCAAGCAGACGTCGTCATCCTCTCCACGCCGCTCACCGACCAGACAAAAGGCCTGGTGGACGGCGCCTTCCTGGCCCGGCTCAAGGACGGGGCGCTGTTGGTGAACGTCGCGCGCGGACCCGTCGTGGACACCAAGGCGCTGCTGACCGAGCTGGAGTCGGGACGCATCCGGGCCGCGCTCGATGTCACCGACCCCGAGCCGCTGCCCGCGGGACACCCGCTCTGGCACGCTCCGAACGTCCTCATCAGCCCGCACGTGGGCGGTTCGACGTCCGCCTTCCTGCCCCGCGCCCAGCGTCTGATCGCCGCTCAGCTGACTCGTTTCGTGGCCGGGGAGCCGCTCGCCAACGTCGTCGCCACGACGCCTCGGTAA
- a CDS encoding aldo/keto reductase produces MERRTIGAGALRAGAIGLGCMPMSWGYARSQQDLERSLRAVHAALDAGSNLLDTADMYGPFTNELLIGRVLKERRAEAFVATKCGLLVGADRHVVANGRPGYVRRACDASLRRLQTDVIDLYLLHRVDPEVPVEETWGALAELVTAGKVRALGFSAMGARAVRRPGAGPGVHGLHVSRYEETVRLLERVQQVFPVAAVQAELSVWSREALDALLPWCSARGVAFLAAMPLGNGFLTGTLTPGQGFEPDDIRARHPRFTAEMMAANQPVVAGLRRVAARHGATPGQVALAWLLRLGRQVIPVPGAKREEWVRENALAAALALTSRDMADLAALPAARD; encoded by the coding sequence GTGGAGCGCAGGACAATCGGTGCGGGAGCCCTGCGGGCGGGTGCCATCGGGCTCGGCTGCATGCCGATGAGCTGGGGCTACGCCCGCTCGCAGCAGGACCTGGAGCGCTCGCTGCGGGCCGTGCACGCCGCCCTTGACGCCGGCTCGAACCTGCTCGATACGGCGGACATGTACGGGCCGTTCACCAACGAGCTGCTGATCGGGCGGGTGCTGAAGGAGCGGCGCGCCGAGGCGTTCGTCGCCACCAAGTGCGGGCTGCTCGTGGGCGCCGACCGGCATGTGGTCGCCAACGGCCGCCCCGGGTACGTGCGTCGGGCCTGCGACGCCTCGCTGCGGCGGCTGCAGACCGATGTCATCGACCTCTACCTGCTGCACCGCGTCGACCCCGAGGTCCCCGTCGAGGAGACCTGGGGGGCACTGGCCGAACTGGTGACGGCCGGGAAGGTACGCGCGCTGGGGTTCAGCGCTATGGGGGCGCGGGCGGTGCGACGGCCCGGGGCCGGGCCGGGGGTGCACGGGCTGCACGTGAGCCGGTACGAGGAGACGGTCCGGCTGCTCGAACGCGTTCAGCAGGTCTTCCCGGTCGCGGCCGTACAGGCCGAGCTGTCCGTCTGGTCGCGCGAGGCGCTCGACGCGCTGCTGCCCTGGTGCTCGGCCCGGGGGGTCGCGTTCCTCGCCGCGATGCCGCTGGGGAACGGGTTCCTGACCGGCACGCTCACACCCGGCCAGGGGTTCGAGCCGGACGACATACGGGCCCGGCATCCGCGCTTCACGGCGGAGATGATGGCGGCGAACCAGCCCGTGGTGGCGGGGCTGCGGCGGGTCGCCGCGCGGCACGGGGCGACACCGGGGCAGGTGGCGCTGGCGTGGCTGCTGCGGCTGGGGCGACAGGTGATTCCCGTGCCGGGCGCGAAACGCGAGGAGTGGGTCCGCGAAAACGCGCTTGCGGCGGCCCTGGCCCTGACCTCGCGGGACATGGCGGATCTGGCCGCGCTGCCCGCGGCGCGGGACTGA
- a CDS encoding PQQ-dependent sugar dehydrogenase, whose product MRRTVVTALAAATLVLAAGCSSGGSQPGPGGTPGSTASPAAAPSAQLPPAKGSVKVARTVTDGLKSPWGIAPLPDGGLLVGSRDDGSVVRVDTATGKKSAVGSVPGVDHQGEGGLLGLALSPTYASDHLVYAYFTTESDNRIARMIYDQQRPAGEQLGAPDTILRGIPKGNNHNGGRIAFGPDKMLYAGTGETGDRALAQDKKSLGGKILRMTPDGQPGYGNPEPDSVVYSYGHRNVQGLAWDAQNRLWASEFGQDTWDELNLIEPGKNYGWPVVEGQGGKPGYVDPVAQWKPSEASPSGIAYADGSVWMAALKGERLWRVPLDATKPLAAPEAFLTGQYGRLRTVLAAGPGKLWLLTNNTDSRGTPKPGDDRILELDVT is encoded by the coding sequence GTGCGACGAACCGTCGTCACCGCCCTCGCCGCCGCCACCCTCGTCCTCGCGGCAGGCTGCTCCTCGGGGGGCTCGCAACCCGGCCCCGGGGGCACCCCCGGCTCGACCGCCTCCCCGGCCGCGGCGCCCAGCGCTCAACTCCCGCCCGCCAAGGGCTCCGTGAAGGTGGCCAGGACCGTCACCGACGGGCTGAAGTCGCCCTGGGGGATCGCCCCCCTCCCCGACGGCGGGCTCCTCGTCGGATCCCGCGACGACGGCAGCGTCGTGCGCGTCGACACCGCGACCGGCAAGAAGAGCGCCGTGGGGAGCGTGCCCGGCGTGGACCACCAGGGCGAGGGCGGTCTGCTGGGGCTCGCCCTGTCGCCCACGTACGCCTCGGACCATCTCGTCTACGCCTACTTCACCACCGAGTCCGACAACCGCATCGCCCGGATGATCTACGACCAACAACGCCCGGCAGGAGAGCAGTTGGGGGCGCCGGACACCATCCTGCGCGGCATCCCCAAGGGCAACAACCACAACGGTGGGCGCATCGCGTTCGGGCCGGACAAGATGCTGTACGCCGGGACCGGCGAGACGGGCGACCGAGCGCTGGCCCAGGACAAGAAGTCGCTCGGCGGGAAGATCCTGCGGATGACACCCGACGGGCAGCCCGGATACGGCAATCCGGAGCCGGACTCCGTCGTCTACTCCTACGGCCACCGCAATGTGCAGGGCCTCGCCTGGGACGCCCAGAACCGGCTGTGGGCCTCGGAGTTCGGGCAGGACACCTGGGACGAGCTCAACCTCATCGAGCCGGGTAAGAACTACGGCTGGCCCGTGGTCGAGGGGCAGGGCGGCAAGCCGGGATACGTCGATCCCGTGGCCCAGTGGAAGCCGTCCGAGGCGTCGCCCAGCGGGATCGCGTACGCGGACGGCTCCGTGTGGATGGCCGCGCTCAAGGGCGAGCGGCTGTGGCGCGTCCCGCTCGACGCCACCAAGCCGCTCGCCGCGCCCGAGGCGTTCCTGACCGGCCAGTACGGGCGGCTGCGCACCGTCCTTGCGGCCGGGCCCGGCAAGCTCTGGCTGCTCACCAACAACACCGACTCGCGCGGCACCCCGAAGCCCGGCGACGACCGCATCCTGGAGCTGGACGTCACGTAG
- a CDS encoding helix-turn-helix transcriptional regulator, with protein MLGSVQTRSVSPVFVGRAGELTVLNEALARAEAGEPQALLVGGEAGVGKTRLVEEFTGAACAAGAVIAIGGCVEVGADGLPFAPFSAALRALRRQLPDELAAAADGQEEELARLLPELADAGRHTPREDGTARLFELTVRMLERIAADRTVVLVLEDLHWADTSTRHLLSYLFRTLRRGRLVVIATYRADDIHRRHPLRPLLAELERLRSVRRIELARFTRGEVHHQLTGILAAEPEQRLVDEIFERSDGNAFFVEELVVCRDPHGGCPDLSDSLRDLLLVRVESLPEDAQKVVRVAAEGGSTVEYPLLAAVARLPEDKLIEALRAAVGANILLPAPDGDGYRFRHSLVREAVSDDLLPGECSRLNRRYAEALEADPSLVRADEQTTRLATYWYHAHDAAKALPVVLRAGVEARRRHAYAEQLRLLSRAMELWDAVPEEIREGLRPLDHAGSYPACGCDPETAAPLRYLDLLAEAVEAARFCGDRERALKLAKKALRLIDAENEEPLGSDPLRAAWFWIQRSHLVQNLGRGDGWEEIATAQDLVRGLPPSAVHAEVLATAASWGMLHKPGADTLAEAERAVEYARLVRAEEIELNVRLTLGGLMVDSGSADEGLAMMRDVIDRSLDLGLVTEAGRGHVNLASSLESVGRSADAVRIAEEGVELAEKYGLLDNEAWVQANRAESLFNLGRWVEALDCMERVERTAVSTKPLGNARMRRADLALLRGELETAAAFLAEANTAFGSYDPMAQHAIPLARIALGIAAAQGRIADARAELARAVDPGFPPGTQRYAWPLLAAAASVEADVRGLPSAEAGRAATLELIRAAAKRLPTTVPWCAAYALVVAAELDRAEGKDSAARWETAVVALQPLDRPHELARACQRWAAALLAEGGDRETIAALLRQARTESVRLGARPLSEQLELLARRARVPLTIPDAALPDEPADPAEALGLTSREQDVLRLVAAGHSNRQIAEELYISPKTASVHVSNILAKLGVSGRGEAAALAHRLNLFPARQAIEAAP; from the coding sequence ATGCTCGGCAGCGTGCAGACCAGGTCAGTCAGCCCCGTGTTCGTCGGCCGCGCCGGTGAGTTGACGGTATTGAACGAAGCGCTCGCCCGAGCCGAGGCGGGTGAGCCCCAGGCGCTGCTCGTCGGTGGCGAGGCCGGCGTCGGCAAGACCCGGCTCGTCGAGGAGTTCACCGGCGCCGCATGTGCGGCGGGCGCCGTGATCGCCATCGGCGGCTGCGTCGAGGTCGGCGCCGACGGGCTGCCCTTCGCCCCCTTCTCGGCCGCGCTGCGCGCCCTGCGCCGCCAGTTGCCCGACGAGCTGGCCGCCGCGGCCGACGGCCAGGAGGAAGAGCTGGCCCGGCTGCTGCCCGAACTGGCCGACGCGGGGCGCCACACCCCGCGCGAGGACGGCACCGCACGCCTGTTCGAGCTCACCGTGCGGATGCTGGAGCGGATCGCCGCCGACCGCACCGTCGTCCTCGTCCTCGAAGACCTGCACTGGGCGGACACCTCCACCCGCCACCTGCTCTCCTACCTCTTCCGCACCCTGCGGCGCGGCCGCCTCGTGGTCATCGCCACCTACCGTGCCGACGACATCCACCGCCGCCACCCCCTGCGCCCGCTGCTCGCCGAGCTGGAGCGGCTGCGCAGCGTACGGCGCATCGAGCTCGCCCGCTTCACCCGCGGCGAGGTGCACCACCAGCTCACCGGCATCCTCGCCGCCGAGCCCGAACAGCGCCTGGTGGACGAGATATTCGAGCGCTCCGACGGCAACGCCTTCTTCGTCGAGGAACTCGTCGTCTGCCGCGACCCCCACGGCGGCTGCCCCGACCTCAGCGACTCACTGCGCGACCTGCTGCTCGTCCGGGTCGAGAGCCTGCCCGAGGACGCCCAGAAGGTGGTGCGGGTCGCCGCCGAAGGCGGCTCCACCGTCGAGTACCCCCTGCTCGCCGCGGTCGCCCGGCTCCCCGAGGACAAGCTCATCGAGGCGCTGCGGGCCGCCGTCGGCGCCAACATCCTGCTGCCCGCGCCGGACGGCGACGGCTACCGCTTCCGCCACTCCCTGGTCCGCGAGGCCGTCAGCGACGACCTGCTGCCCGGCGAGTGCTCGCGCCTCAACCGCCGGTACGCCGAAGCGCTGGAGGCCGACCCCTCGCTTGTCCGGGCCGACGAGCAGACCACCCGGCTCGCCACCTACTGGTACCACGCGCACGACGCCGCCAAGGCGCTGCCCGTGGTGCTGCGCGCCGGCGTCGAGGCCCGCCGCAGACACGCCTACGCCGAGCAACTGCGCCTGCTGTCCCGGGCCATGGAGCTGTGGGACGCCGTCCCCGAGGAGATACGCGAGGGGCTGCGGCCCCTGGACCACGCGGGCTCCTACCCCGCCTGCGGCTGCGACCCCGAGACCGCGGCACCGTTGCGCTACCTCGACCTGCTCGCCGAGGCCGTCGAGGCCGCCCGGTTCTGCGGCGACCGCGAACGCGCCCTGAAGCTCGCCAAGAAGGCCCTGCGGCTCATCGACGCCGAGAACGAGGAGCCCTTGGGGAGCGACCCGCTGCGCGCCGCGTGGTTCTGGATCCAACGCTCCCACCTGGTGCAGAACCTGGGGCGCGGCGACGGATGGGAGGAGATCGCCACCGCCCAGGACCTGGTGCGCGGGCTGCCGCCGTCGGCCGTGCACGCCGAGGTCCTCGCCACCGCGGCCAGCTGGGGCATGCTGCACAAACCCGGCGCGGACACCCTGGCCGAGGCCGAACGGGCGGTGGAATACGCCCGGTTGGTGCGGGCCGAGGAGATCGAGCTCAATGTGCGGCTCACCCTCGGCGGCCTCATGGTCGACTCCGGCTCGGCCGACGAAGGCCTCGCCATGATGCGGGACGTCATCGACCGCTCCCTCGACCTCGGCCTGGTCACCGAGGCGGGACGGGGCCATGTGAACCTCGCCTCCAGCCTGGAGTCCGTCGGCCGCTCCGCCGACGCGGTCCGCATCGCCGAGGAAGGGGTCGAACTGGCCGAGAAGTACGGCCTGTTGGACAACGAGGCCTGGGTGCAGGCCAACCGCGCCGAGTCCCTGTTCAACCTCGGCCGCTGGGTCGAGGCCCTCGACTGCATGGAACGGGTCGAGCGCACCGCCGTGAGCACCAAGCCGCTCGGCAACGCCCGGATGCGCCGGGCCGATCTCGCCCTGCTGAGGGGCGAGTTGGAGACCGCGGCCGCCTTTCTCGCCGAGGCCAACACGGCGTTCGGCAGCTACGACCCGATGGCCCAGCACGCCATCCCGCTGGCCCGGATCGCGCTCGGCATCGCGGCCGCGCAGGGCCGCATCGCCGACGCCCGAGCCGAACTCGCCCGCGCCGTCGACCCCGGCTTCCCGCCCGGCACCCAGCGCTACGCCTGGCCGCTGCTCGCCGCCGCCGCGTCCGTGGAGGCCGACGTACGCGGCCTGCCCTCGGCCGAGGCCGGGCGGGCCGCCACGCTGGAGCTGATCCGCGCGGCGGCGAAACGGCTCCCCACGACCGTGCCCTGGTGCGCGGCGTACGCCCTGGTCGTCGCCGCCGAACTGGACCGGGCCGAGGGCAAGGACTCCGCGGCCCGCTGGGAGACGGCCGTCGTCGCCCTCCAGCCCCTGGACCGCCCCCATGAACTGGCCCGCGCCTGCCAGCGCTGGGCCGCGGCCCTGCTGGCCGAGGGCGGCGACCGCGAGACCATCGCAGCCCTGCTCCGCCAGGCCCGCACCGAGTCCGTACGCCTCGGCGCCCGGCCCCTGAGCGAACAGCTGGAACTCCTGGCCCGCCGGGCCCGCGTCCCGCTGACCATCCCGGATGCCGCGCTGCCCGACGAGCCCGCCGACCCGGCCGAAGCGCTCGGCCTCACCAGCCGGGAACAGGACGTCCTGCGCCTGGTCGCGGCGGGACACAGCAACCGCCAGATCGCCGAAGAGCTCTACATCTCCCCGAAGACGGCCAGCGTCCACGTCTCCAATATCCTTGCCAAGCTGGGGGTTTCGGGCCGCGGCGAGGCAGCGGCACTGGCGCACCGCCTGAACCTGTTCCCGGCGAGGCAGGCGATCGAGGCGGCTCCCTGA
- a CDS encoding GNAT family N-acetyltransferase → MFAKTLGEDGAELRPLEPWQAEEFLAHMDRGRDYIATHIMLPDLVTDLDSARAYLQSYADKAAADTGRLYGLWADGTLVGGVLFRIFDAARGTCEVGCWLEQDAAGRGLVTRAIGVLIDWAVDVRGIHRVEWVASAENTASINVAKRLGMVRDGVLRESYLYRGVRHDSEIWSVLAGDWRTARRGASGQ, encoded by the coding sequence ATGTTCGCGAAAACGCTGGGTGAGGACGGGGCCGAACTGCGCCCCCTTGAGCCGTGGCAGGCCGAGGAGTTCCTCGCCCACATGGACCGCGGTCGCGACTACATCGCCACCCACATCATGCTGCCCGACCTCGTGACCGACCTCGACTCGGCCCGCGCCTACCTCCAGTCGTACGCGGACAAGGCGGCCGCGGACACCGGCCGCCTGTACGGGCTCTGGGCCGACGGCACCCTCGTGGGCGGCGTCCTCTTCCGGATCTTCGACGCGGCGCGGGGCACCTGCGAGGTCGGCTGCTGGCTGGAGCAGGACGCCGCCGGCCGCGGCCTGGTCACCCGCGCGATCGGGGTGCTGATCGACTGGGCCGTGGACGTACGCGGCATACACCGCGTCGAGTGGGTGGCGTCCGCCGAGAACACCGCGAGCATCAACGTCGCCAAGCGGCTCGGCATGGTCAGGGACGGGGTGCTGCGCGAGAGCTACCTCTACCGCGGGGTGCGCCACGACAGTGAGATCTGGTCGGTGCTCGCCGGCGACTGGCGTACGGCACGCCGTGGGGCGTCAGGGCAGTAG